DNA from Pirellulales bacterium:
TTCTGGAGCCTTGTCGCCGGCGCCGTGACGACGGCAGCGTTGAGCGGCTGCGCCTCGCCACCGACGTTGCCCGGCGAGCGGCTCTCGATGGATCTGGACCATGCGCCACCGGCGCGTCGTGCGATCCCCTTCGTCAACAAGAAGAAAGAAGCCGAGCAGCAGTTCTTGCGTCAGATTGCCAAGGGGAGAACGCTGGAAAGCAGCGGCAAGCTGGTCGAGGCTCGCGATTTGTACCAGGCCATGATCGTCGAGTTTCCCGACCGCTACGAGACGTATCACCGGTTGGGAATCGTGGCCGACAAGCAACGCCGGCATCGGGAGGCGCAGGCCCTGTACTCGCAGGCGATCGAGCGCGCCCCGACCGAGGCGCAGTTGTTCAACGACCTGGGCTATTGCTTCTTCCTGCAGGGGCAACTCGACAAGGCCGAAAGCGCCTTGTTCAAAGCGGTGAATCTCGCACCGTCCGAGGCGCGCTATCGCAACAACCTGGGACTCGTCTACGGACATCAGGGACGCATGGACCAGGCGCTGGTGGAATTCCGCAAGGCGGGGAGCGAAGCGGACGCGCAATACAACGTCGCCTTTATTTACGCCTCGCGCGACGACAACAACGCGGCGAAGACGTGTTTTCAGAAGGCGCTGGCCGCCGACCCGACTCACGAAAACTCGCGCCGCGCCCTGCAATCGTTTACGCGGTTCGAGGCCGATCCCTCGGCCGCCGAGGTCGCTGCCGAGTATGCCCCCAATGGGGCCCGTTACGTCCCTTATGTGGAACCGGGGCAGGCGCCACCGGGGACGGCCGCGGCGCCGCAGGTCTTGCCCGCCAGCGCCATTGGCCCGGCGCGGGCCTCGGCAGGCGGAAATACCGGGCCATCGACGATGGAATTCCCGGGCTCGACGACGCACGGCAACGCCGCTTCGGCCGCGGTGGGGGGGAGCAGCGGAGTGACCACCGCCAGCCATTGGTCCTGGAAGGGCACCAGTCAGTTCGCCCAGTAGCAAGCCGAGTTCTCGCACGCTGCTGCCTACATGGCGGGCGCTTACGGCGGGCCATCGCGCGGCGGGCGTTTCTTTCGCCGGGCCGGCGCCGACAGTAGACTGTAGCGGTCTGTTGTCGGGCGGCGCTGCGCCTTGTCGGCGCGGTGCAACACGCGCCCCCTCTATTGAATTGCAACCATCACGGCAGGCGGCCTTGCGTCTTGATACGCGAAGCAGCGGTCCGTTTGAGCGTCGAGAGGAACGAGTCTATGAAGTGCATCGTCTGTCGGGCCTCGTGGGTCTTGGGCGTGTTGATGGCGACGTGCGCCGCTACGTCGTGGGCCGAAGGCATCCAGTTCAAACGGACGCAGATCGAGGGGAAATTTCGCAGCGAAGGCTCGGCCATCGGCGATCTGAATAACGACGGCAAGCCCGACATCACGGCCGGCAGCGTCTACTTCACCGCGCCCGACTGGAAGATGCACGTGTTTGCCGAAGAGGCTCACGAGTTCGATCCCGCCAACTACAGCGATACGTTCTGCAACTTCATCGACGACATCAACGGCGATGGCTGGAACGACATCATCGTGGTCGATTTTCCAGGCAAGCAGACGTGGTGGTTCGAAAACCCCCAATCGACCGAGGGGAAGTGGAAACGTCACGAGGCGGTGCCGGTTACGAACAATGAAAGCCCGAACATGCTCGACATCGACGGAGATGGCCGGCGCGAGCTGATCTTCTCGGATGGCGAGAATCGCATGGCTTATGCGAAGCCGACGGCCGATCCGGCGGCGCCCTGGAAGATCACGCCGATCTCGAAGCCGAACGCACCGGGCACGCAAAAGTTCTCGCATGGACTAGGCGTGGGAGATGTAAACGGCGATGGCCGGCCCGACATTCTTTGTAACGAAGGCTGGTGGGAGGCCCCGGAAAAGCTCGGCCAGGGCGAATGGGAATTCCATGCGGCGCCGTTTGGCGAGCCGTGCGCGAACATGTACGTCTATGACTTCGACGGTGACGGCGACAACGACGTCCTTAGTTCGAGCGCGCACGCGTTTGGCATCTGGTGGCACGAGCAGACGTCCGAGGGTTGGAAGACGCACGAGATCGATCGCAGCTTCTCGCAGACCCACTCGCTGTGGCTGGCCGATATCAACGGCGACGGCCTGCCCGACTTTGTGACAGGCAAGCGTTGGTGGGCACACGGCGCCAGTGGCGATCCGGGTTCCGATCAACCCGCCGTGATGTACTGGTTCGAACTGACGCGAGAGAAGGGCAAGCCGAAGTGGATCGCGCACCAGTTCGACCACGATAGCGGCGTGGGCACGCAATTCGACGTGGCCGACATCAACGGCGACGGCCTGCTCGACGTGGCGACATCGAACAAGAAGGGAACGAACGTGTTCCTGCAGGTCCGCGACTAGCCTTAGACCGGCGATTCGTTCGCAGAACTTTTTAACGCAAAGACGCGAAGCCGCAGAGACGCAAAGAAAAAGATATGGCGGTGGCACAGGCTGTTAGCCTGTGTTGCTCGATGCAAGCAGCGCCTCGGTGTTAATCACCTAGAGCTTGCGTCTTAGCGTCTCTGCGCCTTTGCGTTAAAGCCGTTGTCAAGCATGGGGTGCCTGACTTACGTCAGACTTCGCTGGCGTCGCTCTTCGGCTCGGGCAGATCTTCTGCCGGCTTCGCTGCCGGCTGTTCCTTTTTTGGCGCTGCTTTGTCCGCGCTCGGCTTCTTCAACTCTTCGACCGAGCGGCGAACTCCTTCGAGTTGTTCGTGGAGTTGCTCGAGACGCTGTTCCAGGCGGCTACGAAGGGCACCGTTTGGATCGAGATCGCGGACGCGGCCGAGCAGTTCACGTTCGACGCGTTCGATCTCCTGCGCCGCGCCTGGCGCTACTTGCGCCAGGGGATTGAGCAGCGGCTCGACGTGGCGGCGCACGTCGTCGGGAAGCTCGGCAAGGCGATCTTGCGTCACTTGCCAGCTCTTCTCTCCCTGTTCGACGATGATCTGGGCCAGCTCTTTGCCTCGTTTCTTGATCGTGATGGTCATATCCTCGGGCAATTCGGCGGCGCCCTGGAAGATGACGTCCGGCCGGGCGACCCAGAACGAGAGGGGCCCTTGTCCGGGGGCGGTGGCGCCCCGCAACTGCTCGATCCAGTTGGTCAGCGCTCGGCTGTCGGGCCCGAAGATGCGACCCGGCCCTGCCGGCAGAGCGCGGGCGTTCACCTCGCGCGCGGCAGGTGTGACCTCGATCGTCAACTTTTCGCCGGCACGCAATACGGCCAGCGTCAGCGTTTTACTCGGAGCGGGCACGGCCTCCTCCGATTTCCGTAGCGGTTCGCCGGCCTTGGACATCGTGATTCCCTGCGACGCGTTAATCGCCTCGATGAGATCGGCCACCGAGGAGAGTTGCTTGTCGCCGGCGCTCAGTAGCACGTCGTGCTGCTTGATGTCCGCCTTGGCAGCGGGGCTGTCCGGGGCGACTTCGGCCACGACGAGTCCGCTATTTTCCGGCAGGCCGAGTTGTGTGCGCAACGTCGAGTCCGCCGGAAAGCATTCGAGTCCAACCCAGTAGGGGCTCGGCGGCGGCACCGGCGCCGTGGGAAGGTTCAAACTCTGGGGGGTGAGGCCGGGAATAGCCGGCAACAGCACGTCGCCCGGCGGAGTCGGCTGCTGGGCCTGCACCCAGGCGCCCGACAGCAACACGACCGAGACCATAGCGAACCACGCGAGGCGGTCCTTCCAGCGGGCGATCTTCATGGCAAACACACTCCCTTCGGGCATGGCTCGCACGGACTGCCTACCGGGCCAACGTGTGGCGGCAGCACGGTCGATTCCGGTGTTTCATCGTGGCCTGGCCGATCTTGGCCTACTGATACTGATTTCCGATGTAGTGCAACTCAATGCGCTCGGCGGGCACGTACCCTTGCGAGCCATCTTCCAGTTCGATGGGGAGCATCTCGAGGTGCTCTTCGACACGATGTCCCATCCGTTCCAACGCGCGTCGTACCTGGGGGGGAATCAACGATCGCCGTGGCATCCCGGCGGGGCGGCCGTCTTTGTCCGAGCCGACCAGGCGGATCGGTGCGCCACTGGGAGAAGCGTTTTTCAGATCGGACGGGGCCGGAGATATCTGGACGGGGCGTGCGTGTTCGAGTGGTGGCGCCGCTGCTTGGGCCACCGGATCTCCCGACGCGGACTCGGCCTCCGACTCGGCCAACGGGACCCCGCCGGTGCTGGGATCGTGCAGGATCGTGCCGCGGAGCGCAAGCCCCAAGCCGAACGCGATCAAGAAACTGGCCGCCAGCGCGAAGACGGGCGAGACTCTCTTTTGGCGTTGAACCGGAGCAACGGTCGGTTGTGCGGTAGCGTCGTTGATGGTGATTCCCGCGAGGACCGGCGTATCGCTCGGCCGGGTCGTGGGAAGGGATAATTCTCGAGCGAGCGCTTGCGACTCGAGGAACGCCAGAGCGCAGCGCCGCCAACCCTCGGGGACCTGTTCGAGTCGTTGCAGCAACTGTTGCTGCGCGGCAAGCTCGAGCTCGCCATCGACGAGACGTTCGAGGTCTTGCAACTCGGCGGCGTTCAGTTCTTGTTGCGGCGCGCTCATCGTGTCGTCTCGATCACCTCTCGCACGGTCAGTTCCTGGCGGAGTTTGGCACGGGCACGGTGCAGTCGACTTTCGACCGCTGCGTGCGTCAGCCCGAGATGGTCGGCAATCTGTTGGTAGCTCCAGTCCTCGCTGTATTTGAGCAGCAGCATCTCGGCCTCGCGTCGCGGCAGTCGCGCCAGCGCCTCGCGGACCAGGCGGCTACGTTCGCGTGCCAGCAGCCAGTCGAGCGGATCGGCCTCGCGCGCGTCTTCTTCCGACACGCCGCGCCGCATCGCCACTCGATCGACCAGCCGCCGTTGCCGGCCGAGCTTGCGCCGGTGGAGCAGGGCCTGCGTCACCGCCAGCCGGTAGAGCCACGGCGCCACTTTGGTTGGGTCGCGCAGCGGAGCGCGATTTCGCACCACCGCCAGGGCGACTTCCTGCAGCACTTCGTCCACGGCATCGGGCTGACCCAATCGCGCGTAGACCACCGTCCGCAGCCAGCGCTCGTTCTGCGCCAGCACCGCGCTGGGGTCGATCGGCGGTTGATCGGGGGGGCCATCCTCGGCGGCCCGCGGATTCGTGGGCGTCATGTCCGCCAAGATAGTTGCCGCCGAGGGGGGCTGTCTTGCGGCGTGTATATAGAATGTTGGATAATGTTTCTGCCACTCAACTTAGGCCATCTACGTGGGATGAGGGACTAGTGCCTTGTCAGAGCTAAAAGTTCAGGTTGCCCTTGCCAAATTGGTCCTCAAATCGTGCGCGTGGAATCTGGGAACCCGAAAACAGGGTATGATGCTGGATTTGGGGGGTAGCACCGACGAGTTTCCGCAGCAGGCGTGAAACTTATCTCGCGCAAGTCGGAAGCTCGTCGGTGTCGCGCAGCGACAAGAGGATCGTTTCGACCGGACCGACGTGGTGGCGAGGCTGCGCTGCTGAAAGGTGCCTGCCCGATCGACCCTCTGGTTGCTGCGCAACACCGACGACGGTGCGACTCGGGCGTGTTGTCGTGCGCGACGTCGCGCCGCACCATCGTCGGTGCTACCCGGCTGTTGCAAATGGTCCAATCGCCTGATTCTAAAGCCACTTACGCCGGCCAACAAAAATGGCACCGGTCGATCGCTGTCGATCAACCGGTGCCAGTTTTATTCCGCCTGACGCAAGTAGCGGCACTACTCCGTCAGGTACTCGATCTTCGTGTAGTTCTCGGCGGGGTGCTTTTTCGGGTCGTACCGCTGGAGCAGCCCGGCGGTTTGCATGTCGCCGCGCATCGAGACCGAGTTGACGTAGCCGTTGCCGCTGATGCTGCCGTGCGAGAAGGGGTGGAACGAGAAGATGCCGTCCGAGCCCCGGATGCGACCATACCAATCGCGGCCGGCATTGAAGCGGTTGACGCTCTGGTTCACCGTCTCGTGGCAGCGGACGCAGGAGACGCGATCGACGTCGACGAAGCCGGCATCGTAGCTGGCGGGCACGATATGGAACTTGGCATCGGTCGTGGGAGCCGCCGTGCGCTGCCCGTTCGTGCCGAAACGCCACGTCGCCCCCAGCGCCGAGCGGAACGGCGTGGTGGTGAGCAACTCGGTCACCAGCATGTCGTCGTCCAGGGCCGGCAGGGTGTCGAGCCCCATGCGTTGTTCGAAGGCACGCTGGCCCGGCTGTTGATCCACGAGGCGCATCGAGGGGAGCTCGCGGGGCTCCGCCAGGTAGGAGACGAACCGTGCCAGTTTCTCCTGCTCGTACCAGCCCGGTCGCAGTTCTTTGATGCGTTCGGCGAGATCCTCTGTGGCCGGGAAGGGGCGGAAGACGTCGACGCCCCAATCGTTCACCTCGCGGCGGCGAATACGCAATTCGAAGGCGTAGTCTTTGCCATCGGGGCCACGCAGACACAGGACTTCGCCCAGCACGGCGCCTTTTGGGAACGTCCACGCATAGCCCATGCGGCCATCGCCTGTCAGGGCACGGCGGTACCAGACGACTGGCAATTGCTTGCCGTCCGCGCCGCGGGGGAGCGAGAGAAAGCGAAACGACGTGAGGTCACTCGTGCGATGAGTGCCGGCGGGCGAGCCCCAGGGGAACTCGCGATTGCCGTTGCCGAACGGTTCGCTGTTGTTGGCCGAGATGTTGTAATTCGGGCTGTGGACGCCAGGGAACATGCCATCCCAAAACTGATAGGCGCGCGGCATTTCTTCTTCGGTGTAGAGCAGCAGGTGGTCGTCGGCCAGTAGCTCGCTCATGGCCCGATCGTCGATCTGCGGCAAGAGTGCCCGCAGGCGGGCCTCTTTTTGCGCCGACATGAACGAAAATTTCGGCTCGGCCGGTCGCACCGCGGCACTGATGGCCAACAGGTCGGCCGTGGGATCCGAGGCCATGTGAGGTGCGGCCAAGGTCACCGCGACTAGCACGATCAAATTCATATTGTTCGCCTCCGTGAGTTGACTTGAGGCCACTCGTCGGATGAAGAGCCAGGCCTCGCGAAACGATCTGTCCGTAGTGACGGCACGGAGCTTGCCAGGCGCCGAGCGCTTCAGGTTGGGCGTGCTGCGTGGAACCAAGAACGCCGTGAGTACCAGGTGCTGGCCGGGGCGTTCTACGGGCGAGGGAGTGTGGGTTGGCAGGGCGTGGTTGGTGTCGTGCCCCGCGGTGGGAATCCGTTCCGAAGGCGTTCCATCGGGGCTGAACCTAGCTAGCACCCTGTGCGAATTCAACCACCCCGTAAGGCGTTTGTCGGCACGATGCCATACTCATGGGGTAGACGACTCTCGTACGCGGCCGATATATCAAGACTTGCGTCAATATGCCGTGAAATAGGCTAGAAAAAAACTTTAGGGGTAGTAGCCGCGCAACGGCAAAATAGGTTGTTGAGGTAGCGCGGGGCAGGCGTCTTGCGCGGAGGCTAGGGAAATGCCCCTGCGTGAGCGCGCACGCGGTTGCCGTGCTGGAGGAGTTCTGCGTAGCGTTTGGCCGAAAGTCCTTGCCAGTTGTCGAGCAACGCAAGGTTTTCTTCCAATTCGTCGCGCGTGTCGGGGGCCATCAGGGCGACGTCGACCGCCGGGTGCGCGAGGACAAAGCGGTAGCATTCCGCCGCCGTCGGCAACGCGAAATCGTGCGGGTCTTGTGGCGTCGATTCGAGCAAAGCGCCCCAGCGCAATCCGGTGAACGCCACGACAGAAGCTCTCTGCTCGTCGCACGTCGGAAAGACATCTCGCTCCGCGCCGCGATGGGCAGCGTTGTAACGCAGCATGAGGAGATCAAGTCGGCCACTGGCTGCAAACGAGGTGGCGAGCGATCGTTGATGGCTCGTCAAGCCGATCGCGCGCACGACTCCTTGCTCGCGCAGCGTCTCGAGCGCCTGGGCAGCGCCGCCGGCGGAGAGGATCTCGTGCCATTCTTCGACATGTTCGACGTAATAGTACGTGACCGCGTCGAGATAGTCAGCGCCGCATTCCGAGAGCAGCCGCTCGATCTCGCGACGGGCATCGTCCGCGGTACGGGCTTCAAGCTGCACGGCCAGTTTGATCGCGTGGCGCTCGTCGCGCGACATTTGCCGCACGGCAGCGCTCATGCCGTCGGCGTAGCCGCACCAGTTGAGATACTGTACTCCACGGGCCACGGCCGCCAGCACGTCCTCGTCGGCCAGATGCGTATTGCCGCGCGTGGCGAGTCCCAGTCGGCAGACCTCGCCCAGTCGGTTGATCGTTGCCGTGCGCGGCAGATTCGCTTCGAGCTGCGGCACGAACATCGGCGAGCTCACACCTCGAAGAGATGAACGCGGCGTCCCGTGTCGGCCGAGCGACGGACGGCCTCGGTAAAGCACATGTATTTCACGCCGTCGGCAAAGTTCGTCATCGTGACGGGGCGCTCCCCTCGGATGGCGGCAATGAAGTCTTCCTCGACCTGCCAGCGCCCCGCTTGCTCGGCGGGAATGGGGACCACGGCCAGTTGTTTGTCTTCGGCAGTGCCGAGATGGATCGTGTCGCGTTCGAGATCGTAATGCACGGAGCCGGCGGCGCCGTATGCTTCGAGCCGCATGCCCCCTGCGTGCCGCGCGGCGCCGCTCACGTGGTAGACGCACGTCGCGCCACTGGCCATGCGGGCCACCACGGCCACGCTATCGGGGGTCTCGACGTCGTCCAAGCGACCGGTGTCTTGATTCAAGCGGCGCGGGACAAAGATCGACGTCTCGGCCATGACGCTTTCGGTGCGGCCGAACCAGCGCTGCACCGTTTCGTTCAGAATACCCAGCGTCAGCACGTTCACGCCCGAGAGATCGGCACGCTGACGCCAGTGCAGGGGGAGGCTGGCGTCGAGCAGTTGGGGGGAGAGCGCGCGAACGTAGATCTCGCGGAGCTCGCCGAGCTTGGCGGCGATCAAGTCGCCCATCACGCGATCGCCTGCCAGGCCGAAGGGACTGGGCACGAGCATCGCGACACGGCCGGTCTGCTGAGCAGTAGCGAGCATGCGCCGCGCCTGCGCGGCGTTCATGGCCATGCGGGCCTCGCACAGCACATGCTTGCCCGCCTCGAGCGCGCGGCAGGTGGCCTCGGCGTGCAGGTAGGGCCACGTGCCGATCAGGACGGCATCGACCCCGGGATCGGCGACGACGTCGGTCCAATGCGCGTGGACGCGCGGAATGTCGTATTCGCCGGCAATCGCCTGGCCCGATGCCAGCGAGCGATTGGCCACGCAAACCAGACGGACGCCGGAGATCGCCTGCAGGCCGGGAATATGACGCAGGCGAGTATTGGCGCCCGCGCCGATCAGGCCGATGCGGATTTCGGACATCGACGGGTGCCCTTTATCGATGGCGCCATCCCCCGCGATCCACTGCTGGGCAAGCCAGCGGTGTCGCACACCGTTGTGCCGGCCAGCGGCGCCACACCTTTCGCGGCGTCTTACTCGACTAGGCGGCCGGCGAGCGGCGCTTGTGCAGGTCGCGCACGACGTTCCAGGCAAGTCCCATCTTTTCCATCAGGCAGATGGTGAGATAGGTGATGTCGAACTCCCACCAGCGATGGCCATGGTCGGCGGCGCGCTGATAGGCGTGGTGATTGTTGTGCCAGCCCTCGCCGAAGGAGAGGAGACCAACCCACCAGAGATTGCGGCTGTCGTCGCTCGTCTCATAGTTGCGATAACCCCACATGTGCGTGGCGGAGTTGACGAACCAGGTCGTGTGCAGCACGTAGACGAGCCGCACGAACATGCCATAGACGACGAACGACCAGCCGGTGTAGGCATCCCAGCCGAGATAGCCGACGAGGAACAACGCCCCGCCGAGCAGGAAGTACCACAACAGGAACGTCCGATCGAGGATCCGCATGAAGGGATCTTTGAGCAGATCGGGGGCGTAGCGTTGGTAGAGGGAGTCGTAATACTTGCCGTTGAAGCGTGGCATGAGCCAGAGCATGTGGCTCCACCAGGCGCCATCGTGGGGCGAATGAGGATCGCCATCCTGATCGCTGTAGGCGTGATGCTTGCGATGGTTGGCCACCCACGTGAGGGGCGAGCCCTGACCGGCGAGGCCTCCCAGCCAGGCGATCATCCAGCGGACGGGACGGAACGTCGTGAAGCTACTGTGGGTCAGCAGGCGGTGGTAGCCCAGGCAGATGCCGATGCCGCCGGTGAGCCAGGCCAACACGACCGCCAGGAGCACGCTCTTCCAGGTGAAGAAAAACGGGGCGCCCAGGGCGCCGATATGGAGCACGGCGATCCAGGTCATCACCGGCCAGTCGATGCCCTGCCGCCAGCGTTCGCGGAGATTCTCAGCAAGGGCGATCGGGCCGATGTTGGACTTTTCAGCCGCGACGGGTTCGGCAACCGAAGGGGTGGCGGCGGGAGTGACCGGCGTCACGGCCTCGGCCAGACTGGCAAGTTGGTCAGGCGACATCAGTTCTGTTCTCCGTACCTGGAATCGCCCTGGCGAGCGACTTGGATCGTTTCTGATTGCGAGGGGAGCACGCGGGGAGGCGATCGGCCTGGCTGGCGAGTGGATTCGCAGAGCTTGCGATGCCCCTCGATCGAAGAGTTGCTGGGCTTGGCGGGTGAAGCAGCCGAATTTGCAGTCGTCGCCCCGAGCGCTGGCGGCCTCGCATTCGCCACCATAAGTCTAACGGAGTCTACCGCTACGACAAGCTGCCGAGAAGCCGACTTCAGACGATCCAAACGGGGTGGGGAGAATCGTTTGCGTCTCGAAGCATTGGTGGCCTGGCCCCCTGATGGCGCGCTTGCTTGCAGCGAGTCGGGCAGGGCGTTAGCTTTGAGGCACGAAGCATTCCAGCCCCAGCTTGCGGGGTGTGCGGCACGGAAGCCTTGGCAGATAAGACTATGCGGATCGAACCGCTACGAGATTTGCGTCGCGTCTATTGTGCGGGCCCCTTGTTCAACGAGGCCGAACGACGCGAGATGTTACAGATTGCCGGGGTGCTATCTTCGGCCGGCTTCGAGCCCTTCGTGCCCCACTCCGACGGCATGGAGTTTGCGCTGGTCCACCCCTACCTGGTCGAGGAAGGGTACGAACCGGCCGCCGCGGGACGCCTGTTGCACGAGGCGGTCTTCGCCCTGGACACCTTCCAAGTAGTGCTCGGTTGCGGATCGTTGGTGCTGAACCTGAACGGTCGCGTCCCCGACGAAGGGGCCGTCGCCGAGGCCACCATGGCGTGGATGCTCGGCAAGCCGCTGGTGATCTTCAAGGAAGACGCACGCTCGGCGATCGCGGGGCGCGACAATCCGTTGATCGTCGGGCAGACACGCTTCGAAACGATCGAAGCGATGTCGGCCCTGCCGGCGGCGCTCGAGTTGAAGATCGCCGAGTTCGAGATCGACGCGGCGCGTACGTTCGACTGCCCCACGCACCTGGCCGAGGTCGTCGAGCGCGGCGGGCGACTGTGGCAGCAATTGCAATCGCTCGGCAGCGAGCGGCCCGACCCGGCCGTCGCCGAGATCGTGCTCGACCTGTTTGGCCGCCCGCGCGCTTGCGGTGCGTGACAAGAGTATGTCCACGATTCGTGACATTCCGGAGATTGCCGGGCTCGATCATCGCCGTTCGATCGTGCGCATTCCGCCCGAGACCGACGTGCCCCTGACGCCGCGCGTGAGGCAGTTGATCGACACGCGCGAGTTCCGTCGGCTGGCTCACATCAGTCAGTTGGGGCTGGTTTCGCTCGTCTACCCGGCGGCGATCCATACCCGCTTCGAGCATTCGCTGGGGGTCTATCGTCTCGCGCTCTTGTATCTCAAGCAGCTTTCGTACGACGAGCGTTTCACGTCGACCGTGCGTCCGGAAGATGCCGAGGTGTTCATCACCGCCGCGCTGTTGCACGACCTGGGGCACTGGCCCTTTTGCCATCCGATCGAAGACATGCGATTGCCCGGTGTGCCGCAGCACGAGTTGTTCGCCAACAGCTTTCTGCTCGAAGGGGAGGTGGCCGACACGCTGCGCGACGATTGGGGAGTCAATCCGCGCGATGTCGTGGCGCTGTTGTCGGCACGGCCGCGCGACGCCCGCTCGCGCATCCTGGCGAGCATGCTGTCGGGGCCGATCGACATCGACAAGATGGACTACCTCGGGCGCGACAGCCTGCACGCGGGCGTCCCCTACGGTCGGCATTTCGATCAGGGGCGCTTGATCGGCAGCCTGTGCCTGAACGAGGCCGGCGATGGTCTCGCGGTAACCGACAAGGGACGTACCGCGGCCGAGTTGCTGGTCTTTGCACGCTACGTCATGTTCAGCGAGGTCTACTGGCACCACGGGGTTCGCTCGGCGACCGCCATGCTGCA
Protein-coding regions in this window:
- a CDS encoding RNA polymerase sigma factor, whose amino-acid sequence is MTPTNPRAAEDGPPDQPPIDPSAVLAQNERWLRTVVYARLGQPDAVDEVLQEVALAVVRNRAPLRDPTKVAPWLYRLAVTQALLHRRKLGRQRRLVDRVAMRRGVSEEDAREADPLDWLLARERSRLVREALARLPRREAEMLLLKYSEDWSYQQIADHLGLTHAAVESRLHRARAKLRQELTVREVIETTR
- a CDS encoding PDZ domain-containing protein, with amino-acid sequence MKIARWKDRLAWFAMVSVVLLSGAWVQAQQPTPPGDVLLPAIPGLTPQSLNLPTAPVPPPSPYWVGLECFPADSTLRTQLGLPENSGLVVAEVAPDSPAAKADIKQHDVLLSAGDKQLSSVADLIEAINASQGITMSKAGEPLRKSEEAVPAPSKTLTLAVLRAGEKLTIEVTPAAREVNARALPAGPGRIFGPDSRALTNWIEQLRGATAPGQGPLSFWVARPDVIFQGAAELPEDMTITIKKRGKELAQIIVEQGEKSWQVTQDRLAELPDDVRRHVEPLLNPLAQVAPGAAQEIERVERELLGRVRDLDPNGALRSRLEQRLEQLHEQLEGVRRSVEELKKPSADKAAPKKEQPAAKPAEDLPEPKSDASEV
- a CDS encoding aldo/keto reductase — protein: MFVPQLEANLPRTATINRLGEVCRLGLATRGNTHLADEDVLAAVARGVQYLNWCGYADGMSAAVRQMSRDERHAIKLAVQLEARTADDARREIERLLSECGADYLDAVTYYYVEHVEEWHEILSAGGAAQALETLREQGVVRAIGLTSHQRSLATSFAASGRLDLLMLRYNAAHRGAERDVFPTCDEQRASVVAFTGLRWGALLESTPQDPHDFALPTAAECYRFVLAHPAVDVALMAPDTRDELEENLALLDNWQGLSAKRYAELLQHGNRVRAHAGAFP
- a CDS encoding HD domain-containing protein; translation: MSTIRDIPEIAGLDHRRSIVRIPPETDVPLTPRVRQLIDTREFRRLAHISQLGLVSLVYPAAIHTRFEHSLGVYRLALLYLKQLSYDERFTSTVRPEDAEVFITAALLHDLGHWPFCHPIEDMRLPGVPQHELFANSFLLEGEVADTLRDDWGVNPRDVVALLSARPRDARSRILASMLSGPIDIDKMDYLGRDSLHAGVPYGRHFDQGRLIGSLCLNEAGDGLAVTDKGRTAAELLVFARYVMFSEVYWHHGVRSATAMLQRAFYLLMNQLDLDALFRLTDEPMIAELRRVATGGPAADLLNGLFGPARRLYKRVGQYSYFEDQELYARLARRPYPWLAACAAEFATLASTHLGRVVAPHEILFDAPPVEREVEFNVEVCFGKQQAYRRLEDVSPVVRTLAREQFDDYVKRVRIFAHPRIAEALRESPELPTLVHQAVDRTE
- a CDS encoding fatty acid desaturase, with product MSPDQLASLAEAVTPVTPAATPSVAEPVAAEKSNIGPIALAENLRERWRQGIDWPVMTWIAVLHIGALGAPFFFTWKSVLLAVVLAWLTGGIGICLGYHRLLTHSSFTTFRPVRWMIAWLGGLAGQGSPLTWVANHRKHHAYSDQDGDPHSPHDGAWWSHMLWLMPRFNGKYYDSLYQRYAPDLLKDPFMRILDRTFLLWYFLLGGALFLVGYLGWDAYTGWSFVVYGMFVRLVYVLHTTWFVNSATHMWGYRNYETSDDSRNLWWVGLLSFGEGWHNNHHAYQRAADHGHRWWEFDITYLTICLMEKMGLAWNVVRDLHKRRSPAA
- a CDS encoding VCBS repeat-containing protein produces the protein MKCIVCRASWVLGVLMATCAATSWAEGIQFKRTQIEGKFRSEGSAIGDLNNDGKPDITAGSVYFTAPDWKMHVFAEEAHEFDPANYSDTFCNFIDDINGDGWNDIIVVDFPGKQTWWFENPQSTEGKWKRHEAVPVTNNESPNMLDIDGDGRRELIFSDGENRMAYAKPTADPAAPWKITPISKPNAPGTQKFSHGLGVGDVNGDGRPDILCNEGWWEAPEKLGQGEWEFHAAPFGEPCANMYVYDFDGDGDNDVLSSSAHAFGIWWHEQTSEGWKTHEIDRSFSQTHSLWLADINGDGLPDFVTGKRWWAHGASGDPGSDQPAVMYWFELTREKGKPKWIAHQFDHDSGVGTQFDVADINGDGLLDVATSNKKGTNVFLQVRD
- a CDS encoding nucleoside 2-deoxyribosyltransferase, yielding MADKTMRIEPLRDLRRVYCAGPLFNEAERREMLQIAGVLSSAGFEPFVPHSDGMEFALVHPYLVEEGYEPAAAGRLLHEAVFALDTFQVVLGCGSLVLNLNGRVPDEGAVAEATMAWMLGKPLVIFKEDARSAIAGRDNPLIVGQTRFETIEAMSALPAALELKIAEFEIDAARTFDCPTHLAEVVERGGRLWQQLQSLGSERPDPAVAEIVLDLFGRPRACGA
- a CDS encoding Gfo/Idh/MocA family oxidoreductase, which gives rise to MSEIRIGLIGAGANTRLRHIPGLQAISGVRLVCVANRSLASGQAIAGEYDIPRVHAHWTDVVADPGVDAVLIGTWPYLHAEATCRALEAGKHVLCEARMAMNAAQARRMLATAQQTGRVAMLVPSPFGLAGDRVMGDLIAAKLGELREIYVRALSPQLLDASLPLHWRQRADLSGVNVLTLGILNETVQRWFGRTESVMAETSIFVPRRLNQDTGRLDDVETPDSVAVVARMASGATCVYHVSGAARHAGGMRLEAYGAAGSVHYDLERDTIHLGTAEDKQLAVVPIPAEQAGRWQVEEDFIAAIRGERPVTMTNFADGVKYMCFTEAVRRSADTGRRVHLFEV
- a CDS encoding tetratricopeptide repeat protein gives rise to the protein MIRWPRTTATFWSLVAGAVTTAALSGCASPPTLPGERLSMDLDHAPPARRAIPFVNKKKEAEQQFLRQIAKGRTLESSGKLVEARDLYQAMIVEFPDRYETYHRLGIVADKQRRHREAQALYSQAIERAPTEAQLFNDLGYCFFLQGQLDKAESALFKAVNLAPSEARYRNNLGLVYGHQGRMDQALVEFRKAGSEADAQYNVAFIYASRDDNNAAKTCFQKALAADPTHENSRRALQSFTRFEADPSAAEVAAEYAPNGARYVPYVEPGQAPPGTAAAPQVLPASAIGPARASAGGNTGPSTMEFPGSTTHGNAASAAVGGSSGVTTASHWSWKGTSQFAQ